The proteins below come from a single Agromyces flavus genomic window:
- a CDS encoding acyl-CoA carboxylase epsilon subunit — translation MTTASGDAGEAASSIDLKFLTRDVSAEEAAAVTAVIVAAVGEVQAAPPPPGRSEWAHLRGAVRPHVEVGPRRWAMSVR, via the coding sequence ATGACCACCGCATCGGGCGACGCCGGCGAGGCCGCGTCGTCGATCGACCTGAAGTTCCTCACGCGCGACGTGTCGGCCGAGGAGGCCGCGGCCGTGACCGCCGTCATCGTCGCCGCCGTCGGCGAAGTGCAGGCCGCACCCCCGCCGCCCGGGCGCAGCGAATGGGCCCACCTGCGCGGCGCGGTGCGTCCCCACGTCGAGGTCGGCCCGCGGCGATGGGCCATGTCCGTCCGCTGA
- a CDS encoding response regulator transcription factor, producing MTEQSDGGRGATTVAIVDDHEAVRLGLRAACRDAGYDVVADTADVPTLLAAFEDPGSEPPRVVLLDLSLGDGSSVTDNVRSVLASGSQVLVHSIADRVAAVREALAAGAAGVIPKSSPTSAVIAAIATVARGEALNNVEWASAIEADRDFAKAQLGRRERDVLHLYASGLPLKLVAQQLGIAHSTAREYLDRIRAKYVEVGRPAPTKVDLLRRAVEDGILPGLDAEAGDGRA from the coding sequence GTGACGGAGCAGTCCGATGGGGGCCGCGGCGCGACGACCGTCGCCATCGTCGACGACCACGAGGCCGTGCGCCTCGGCCTGCGGGCCGCATGCCGCGACGCCGGCTACGACGTCGTCGCCGACACCGCCGACGTGCCCACCCTGCTCGCGGCCTTCGAGGATCCGGGCAGCGAGCCTCCGCGGGTGGTGCTGCTCGACCTCTCGCTCGGCGACGGATCGAGCGTGACCGACAACGTACGCAGCGTCCTCGCCTCGGGCAGTCAGGTGCTCGTGCACAGCATCGCCGATCGCGTCGCCGCGGTCCGCGAGGCGCTCGCTGCGGGCGCGGCCGGGGTGATCCCGAAGTCGTCGCCGACCTCGGCCGTGATCGCGGCCATCGCGACGGTGGCGCGCGGCGAGGCGCTCAACAACGTCGAATGGGCGAGCGCGATCGAGGCCGACCGCGACTTCGCGAAGGCGCAGCTCGGTCGGCGCGAACGCGACGTGCTGCACCTGTACGCCTCGGGGCTGCCGCTGAAGCTCGTCGCCCAGCAGCTCGGGATCGCGCATTCCACCGCTCGCGAGTACCTCGACCGCATCCGGGCCAAGTACGTCGAGGTCGGGCGCCCGGCGCCCACGAAGGTCGACCTGCTGCGCCGGGCGGTGGAGGACGGCATCCTGCCGGGGCTCGACGCCGAGGCCGGTGATGGCCGGGCCTGA
- a CDS encoding acetyl/propionyl/methylcrotonyl-CoA carboxylase subunit alpha, with amino-acid sequence MRRITKVLIANRGEIAVRVIRAARDAGIASVAVYADQDRDARHVKLADQAYALDGTTSAETYLVIDKLLSVARRSGADAVHPGYGFLAENPDFARAVIAAGLVWIGPSPEAIERLGDKVSARHVAEKVGAPLAPGTLNPVADAAEVLDFVDEHGLPVAIKAAFGGGGRGLKVARTREEVPELFESATREAVAAFGRGECFVEKYLDKPRHVETQCLADEHGNVVVVSTRDCSLQRRHQKLVEEAPAPFLTEEQNRLLYDASKAILKEVGYVGAGTCEFLIGQDGTVSFLEVNTRLQVEHPVSEEVTGLDLVREQFRLAEGGVLDYPDPETTGHSIEFRINGEDPGRNFLPAPGPIHQLRFPGGPGVRVDSGVTSGDEISGAFDSLLAKLIVTGATRKDALERARRALDEFEVAGLPTVLPFHRDIVAHPAFAPTNGQPFSVYTRWIETEYDNRLEPWTGELEEAKGPAARTSVVVEVDGRRVEVSLPKRLAGATSASATAGPAPRRRAVHHSVDTSTGDAVTAPMQATVVKVAVAEGDKVVKGDLVLVLEAMKMEQPIVAHKDGVIGLVNAEPGATVSSGHLLLSIADAPAA; translated from the coding sequence ATGCGTCGCATCACCAAGGTCCTCATCGCCAACCGTGGCGAGATCGCCGTCCGCGTCATCCGCGCGGCTCGCGACGCGGGCATCGCTTCGGTCGCCGTCTACGCCGACCAGGACCGCGATGCCCGCCACGTCAAGCTCGCCGACCAGGCGTACGCGCTCGACGGCACGACGAGTGCCGAGACGTACCTCGTCATCGACAAGCTCCTCTCCGTCGCCCGCCGCTCCGGCGCCGACGCCGTGCACCCCGGGTACGGCTTCCTGGCCGAGAACCCCGACTTCGCCCGCGCCGTCATCGCTGCCGGCCTCGTGTGGATCGGGCCGTCGCCCGAGGCGATCGAGCGCCTCGGCGACAAGGTCTCCGCCCGGCACGTCGCCGAGAAGGTCGGCGCGCCCCTCGCACCAGGCACGCTCAACCCGGTGGCGGATGCCGCGGAGGTGCTCGACTTCGTCGACGAGCACGGCCTGCCGGTCGCCATCAAGGCCGCATTCGGCGGCGGCGGCCGCGGACTCAAGGTCGCCCGCACGCGTGAGGAGGTGCCCGAGCTCTTCGAGTCGGCCACGCGCGAGGCGGTCGCCGCGTTCGGCCGCGGCGAGTGCTTCGTCGAGAAGTACCTCGACAAGCCCCGCCACGTCGAGACCCAGTGCCTCGCCGACGAGCACGGCAACGTCGTCGTCGTCTCGACGCGCGACTGCTCGCTGCAGCGGCGGCACCAGAAGCTCGTCGAGGAGGCGCCCGCGCCGTTCCTCACCGAGGAGCAGAACCGGCTCCTGTACGACGCGTCGAAGGCCATCCTCAAAGAGGTCGGCTACGTCGGCGCGGGCACATGCGAGTTCCTCATCGGCCAGGACGGCACGGTCTCCTTCCTCGAGGTGAACACGCGCCTCCAGGTCGAGCACCCCGTCTCCGAAGAGGTCACCGGGCTCGACCTCGTCCGCGAGCAGTTCCGGCTCGCCGAGGGCGGCGTCCTCGACTACCCCGACCCCGAGACCACGGGCCACTCGATCGAGTTCCGCATCAACGGCGAGGACCCGGGTCGCAACTTCCTCCCCGCACCCGGACCCATCCACCAGCTGCGCTTCCCCGGGGGCCCCGGCGTGCGCGTCGACTCGGGTGTCACGAGCGGCGACGAGATCTCGGGCGCGTTCGACTCGCTGCTCGCCAAGCTGATCGTCACGGGCGCGACTCGCAAGGACGCCCTCGAGCGCGCTCGTCGCGCGCTCGACGAGTTCGAGGTCGCCGGACTGCCGACGGTGCTCCCCTTCCATCGCGACATCGTGGCCCACCCCGCGTTCGCTCCGACCAACGGGCAGCCGTTCTCGGTCTACACGCGCTGGATCGAGACCGAGTACGACAACCGCCTCGAACCGTGGACCGGTGAGCTCGAGGAGGCCAAGGGCCCGGCGGCTCGCACGAGCGTCGTGGTCGAGGTCGACGGCCGCCGCGTCGAGGTGTCGCTGCCGAAGCGCCTCGCCGGCGCGACCTCCGCGTCGGCGACCGCCGGACCCGCGCCGCGCCGGCGCGCGGTGCACCACTCGGTCGACACCTCGACGGGCGACGCGGTCACCGCGCCCATGCAGGCGACGGTCGTCAAGGTCGCCGTCGCCGAGGGCGACAAGGTCGTCAAGGGCGACCTCGTGCTCGTGCTCGAGGCGATGAAGATGGAGCAGCCCATCGTCGCCCACAAGGACGGCGTCATCGGGCTGGTCAACGCCGAGCCCGGTGCGACCGTGTCCAGCGGCCACCTGCTCCTGTCGATCGCCGACGCGCCCGCCGCCTGA
- a CDS encoding PH domain-containing protein: MADARTGPVAGADERVVARLRRHGRVLALPALLLIATAGATAYLVPALEGWPQLAALVAAALVAVVGCAVPYLAWLASRATVTTRRVIVRRGLFVRVRRELWHRRGYDVQISRSWMQRLIGSGDVRLETGHEVPIVLKDLPDPLAVQAALHELMAESHALGGPALGPSALGPPTPMEGDTFAWGGR; the protein is encoded by the coding sequence ATGGCGGACGCGCGCACGGGACCCGTGGCAGGGGCCGACGAACGCGTCGTGGCGCGGCTGCGGCGTCACGGCCGCGTGCTCGCGCTGCCGGCCCTCCTACTCATCGCGACCGCCGGCGCGACGGCGTATCTCGTCCCCGCGCTCGAAGGTTGGCCGCAGCTCGCGGCACTGGTCGCCGCCGCGCTCGTCGCGGTGGTCGGCTGCGCGGTGCCGTACCTGGCGTGGCTCGCCTCGCGCGCCACCGTCACGACCCGGCGCGTCATCGTGCGCCGCGGGCTCTTCGTCCGCGTGCGCCGCGAGCTCTGGCACCGGCGCGGCTACGACGTGCAGATCAGCCGATCGTGGATGCAGCGGCTCATCGGCTCGGGAGACGTGCGACTCGAGACCGGGCACGAGGTGCCCATCGTGCTCAAGGACCTTCCGGACCCGCTCGCCGTGCAGGCGGCGCTGCACGAGCTCATGGCGGAGTCCCACGCACTCGGCGGACCCGCGCTCGGGCCGTCGGCGCTCGGCCCGCCCACCCCGATGGAGGGCGACACCTTCGCCTGGGGCGGCCGCTGA
- a CDS encoding acyl-CoA carboxylase subunit beta produces MGAGRVNRVTESTTDGPDLSTTAGKLADLKQRYHEAVTASGEAAIEKQHAKGKMTARERIAELLDPGSFVELDEFVRHRTHAFGMDRKRPYGDAVVTGTGTIHGRQVAVYSQDFTIFGGSLGEVAGEKIIKVMELALKTGVPIIGILDSGGARIQEGVVALGKYGEIFRRNTAASGVIPQISIVCGPAAGGAVYSPALTDFVIMVDKTSQMFVTGPDVIKTVTGEDVGMEELGGALTHNTVSGVAHYLASDESDALDYARTLVSFLPDNNMSEAPVYDADVELEVTDDDRRLNTVIPDSPNQPYDMHSIIEGIVDHGDFLEVQPLFAPNIVVGFARVEGRSVGIIANQPSQMAGTLNIAAGEKASRFVRFCDAFSIPILTLVDVPGYLPGTDQEWTGVIRRGAKLLYAYAEATVPLVTVITRKAYGGAYIVMGSKQLGADINLAWPTAEIAVMGGQGAVNILYRGEIKRAEEAGEDVAAVRTRLANEYTYNVASPFLAAERGELDGVIEPAATRVSVTKALRALRTKRASLPPKKHGNIPL; encoded by the coding sequence ATGGGCGCCGGTAGAGTGAACCGCGTGACCGAATCGACGACCGACGGCCCCGACCTCTCCACCACCGCGGGCAAGCTCGCCGACCTCAAGCAGCGCTATCACGAGGCCGTGACCGCCTCCGGCGAGGCGGCCATCGAGAAGCAGCACGCCAAGGGCAAGATGACCGCTCGCGAGCGCATCGCCGAGCTGCTCGACCCCGGTTCGTTCGTCGAGCTCGACGAGTTCGTGCGCCACCGCACGCACGCCTTCGGCATGGACCGGAAGCGCCCCTACGGCGACGCGGTGGTCACCGGCACCGGCACGATCCACGGCCGCCAGGTCGCGGTCTACTCGCAGGACTTCACGATCTTCGGCGGATCCCTCGGCGAGGTCGCGGGCGAGAAGATCATCAAGGTCATGGAGCTCGCCCTCAAGACCGGGGTGCCCATCATCGGCATCCTCGACTCGGGCGGCGCGCGCATCCAGGAGGGCGTCGTCGCGCTCGGCAAGTATGGCGAGATCTTCCGCCGCAACACCGCGGCCTCGGGCGTGATCCCCCAGATCTCGATCGTCTGCGGCCCCGCCGCCGGCGGCGCGGTGTACTCCCCCGCGCTCACCGACTTCGTGATCATGGTCGACAAGACCAGCCAGATGTTCGTGACCGGCCCCGACGTGATCAAGACCGTCACCGGCGAAGACGTCGGCATGGAGGAGCTCGGCGGCGCGCTGACGCACAACACGGTGTCGGGCGTCGCGCACTACCTCGCGAGCGACGAGTCCGACGCGCTCGACTACGCGCGCACGCTGGTGTCGTTCCTCCCCGACAACAACATGTCCGAGGCGCCCGTGTACGACGCCGACGTCGAGCTCGAGGTGACCGACGACGACCGGCGCCTCAACACGGTCATCCCCGACTCGCCCAACCAGCCGTACGACATGCACTCGATCATCGAGGGCATCGTCGACCACGGCGACTTCCTCGAGGTGCAACCGCTGTTCGCGCCGAACATCGTCGTCGGCTTCGCGCGCGTCGAGGGCCGCTCGGTCGGCATCATCGCCAACCAGCCGAGCCAGATGGCGGGCACGCTGAACATCGCGGCGGGCGAGAAGGCCTCGCGCTTCGTGCGATTCTGCGACGCGTTCTCGATCCCGATCCTCACCCTGGTCGACGTGCCCGGCTACCTCCCCGGCACCGACCAGGAGTGGACCGGCGTGATCCGCCGGGGCGCGAAGCTGCTCTACGCCTACGCCGAGGCGACCGTGCCGCTCGTGACGGTCATCACCCGCAAGGCGTACGGCGGCGCGTACATCGTCATGGGCTCGAAGCAGCTCGGCGCCGACATCAACCTGGCCTGGCCGACCGCCGAGATCGCCGTCATGGGCGGCCAGGGCGCGGTGAACATCCTGTACCGCGGCGAGATCAAGCGCGCCGAAGAGGCCGGCGAGGATGTCGCGGCCGTCCGGACGCGGCTGGCCAACGAGTACACGTACAACGTCGCCTCCCCGTTCCTCGCCGCCGAGCGCGGCGAGCTCGACGGCGTCATCGAGCCCGCGGCGACGCGCGTGTCGGTGACCAAGGCGCTCCGGGCGCTGCGTACCAAGCGCGCGAGCCTGCCGCCCAAGAAGCACGGCAACATCCCGCTCTAG
- a CDS encoding GtrA family protein — MPGTLRSLATRAWHGFLAYLVKFGVVGLIGFVIDIALFNALRVGVFGEGTWAQSAIGAKTISTTVAIVFNWLGNRYWTFRRHRRRHALREFAEYAIVSVGGMAIALLCLWISHHVLGLTSLLADNISTNVVGLALGTAFRFVLYRYWVFGHHRTDGLSNRARVEEAQRALFEEPPLEPAPLEGSGHSGEAFGASEGRAGERGSDYSAPPRNQGG, encoded by the coding sequence ATGCCCGGCACGCTGCGCTCGCTCGCGACGCGCGCGTGGCACGGGTTCCTGGCGTATCTCGTGAAGTTCGGCGTCGTCGGTCTCATCGGCTTCGTGATCGACATCGCGCTGTTCAACGCGCTGCGGGTCGGCGTGTTCGGCGAGGGCACGTGGGCCCAGTCCGCGATCGGCGCCAAGACCATCTCGACGACCGTCGCGATCGTGTTCAACTGGCTGGGCAACCGCTACTGGACGTTCCGGCGGCACCGTCGTCGGCACGCGCTGCGGGAGTTCGCCGAGTACGCGATCGTGTCGGTCGGCGGCATGGCGATCGCACTGCTGTGCCTGTGGATCAGCCATCACGTGCTCGGACTCACGAGCCTGCTCGCCGACAACATCTCGACCAACGTCGTGGGCCTGGCCCTCGGCACGGCGTTCCGCTTCGTCCTCTACCGGTACTGGGTGTTCGGCCACCACCGCACCGACGGCCTGTCGAACCGCGCCCGGGTCGAGGAGGCGCAGCGTGCGCTGTTCGAGGAGCCGCCGCTCGAGCCGGCGCCCCTCGAGGGGTCCGGCCATTCCGGCGAGGCCTTCGGCGCGAGCGAGGGGCGCGCCGGCGAGCGAGGCTCCGACTACTCGGCGCCGCCGAGGAACCAGGGCGGGTAG
- a CDS encoding biotin--[acetyl-CoA-carboxylase] ligase — translation MEWERSRAVVPRFEWLETAGSTNDVLREAATGPDAAGWPHGAVVVTDDQTRGRGRLGRTWLAPTGKTLAISVLLRPAAAAGPGAGRATRLPADAFGWLPLIAGVAMTETVRDAVAAASADRGGEDDGTGGVDVELKWPNDVLVSGYKACGILSELVAEDAVVIGAGLNLTLDEHDLPTLTSTSLLLATGRRPDADAVLSGYLSRLLDLVDRFIASGGDPSASGVAERVAAVCGTLGHEVRVELPGGGELVGVAERLDDDGRLVVRDRENGEPQAVAAGDVTHLRY, via the coding sequence ATGGAGTGGGAGCGATCGCGCGCGGTCGTGCCGAGGTTCGAGTGGCTCGAGACGGCGGGGTCCACCAACGACGTCCTCCGCGAGGCGGCGACGGGGCCGGATGCCGCGGGGTGGCCGCACGGCGCCGTCGTCGTGACCGACGACCAGACCCGTGGTCGCGGGCGGCTCGGCCGCACCTGGCTCGCACCCACCGGCAAGACGCTCGCCATCTCGGTCCTGCTCCGGCCCGCCGCGGCGGCAGGACCCGGCGCCGGACGGGCCACACGGCTGCCCGCCGATGCGTTCGGCTGGCTGCCACTCATCGCCGGGGTCGCCATGACCGAGACCGTGCGCGATGCGGTCGCCGCGGCATCCGCCGACCGCGGCGGCGAGGACGACGGCACCGGGGGCGTCGACGTCGAGCTCAAGTGGCCCAACGACGTGCTCGTGTCCGGGTACAAGGCGTGCGGCATCCTCTCCGAGCTCGTCGCCGAGGACGCCGTCGTGATCGGCGCGGGACTCAACCTGACGCTCGACGAGCACGACCTGCCCACGCTCACCTCGACGTCGCTGCTGCTCGCGACCGGACGCCGACCCGACGCCGATGCCGTGCTGAGCGGGTACCTCTCGCGCCTGCTCGACCTCGTCGACCGCTTCATCGCGTCCGGCGGCGACCCGTCGGCGAGCGGCGTGGCCGAGCGCGTGGCCGCCGTGTGCGGCACGCTCGGGCACGAGGTGCGCGTCGAGCTGCCGGGGGGCGGTGAGCTGGTCGGCGTCGCCGAGCGCCTCGACGACGACGGCCGCCTCGTCGTGCGGGACCGCGAGAACGGCGAGCCGCAGGCTGTCGCCGCAGGAGACGTCACGCACCTGCGGTATTAA
- a CDS encoding Maf family protein: MRLYLASTSPARRQLLRQAGVEPLLVAPAVDEEAAVTAHEAEHGPLSPDELVQLLARRKAEAIVGRDVDGRPIDGLVLGGDSAFLVGGELHGKPHRPEVARARWAGQNGRSGVLWSGHWLIDHRDGAPRAAVGRPASAVVEFARLDDAEIDAYVATGEPLAVAGAFTVDSLGGPFIRSVTGDPSTVVGLSLSTLRELVRELGVRWTDLWDLR, from the coding sequence ATGCGCCTCTACCTCGCCTCCACCTCGCCCGCACGTCGGCAGCTCCTGCGGCAGGCGGGCGTCGAGCCGCTGCTCGTCGCACCCGCGGTCGACGAGGAAGCGGCGGTGACGGCGCACGAGGCAGAGCACGGCCCGCTCTCGCCCGACGAGCTCGTGCAGCTCCTCGCGCGGCGCAAGGCCGAGGCGATCGTGGGCCGCGACGTGGACGGCCGGCCGATCGACGGGCTCGTGCTCGGCGGCGACTCCGCCTTCCTGGTCGGCGGCGAGCTGCACGGCAAGCCGCACCGGCCCGAGGTCGCACGCGCGCGCTGGGCCGGGCAGAACGGGCGATCGGGCGTGCTGTGGTCGGGCCACTGGCTCATCGACCATCGCGACGGGGCGCCTCGGGCCGCGGTTGGCCGTCCCGCGTCGGCGGTGGTGGAGTTCGCCCGGCTCGACGACGCCGAGATCGACGCCTACGTCGCCACGGGCGAGCCGCTCGCGGTCGCTGGCGCGTTCACGGTCGACAGCCTCGGCGGGCCGTTCATCCGGTCCGTGACCGGCGATCCCTCGACGGTGGTGGGACTCTCCCTGTCGACGCTGCGCGAACTCGTCCGCGAGTTGGGCGTCCGGTGGACGGATCTCTGGGACTTGCGCTGA
- a CDS encoding sensor histidine kinase produces MLVVDTAAMDGETPWLYYLCTVATTASVIAVPVAPAAAYTVAVPALYGVVRLSPSGGAADEPVRAVLDTLYAVILGIVVLVIITMLRQAAEAVDAAQEGALQRYDMAARQHANEMERVKVDALVHDSVLTTLLSAAAANTPAERQLASRMAADAVRRLDEAAVEVPGVADRADLSVLARRLRSAVTGFSAPFIVRVTDTSGVELPVEAVDALSSAAVQAMVNSVQHADGPIGRVRRELEIRGVGAGGCVIEVVDNGSGFEPAEVPLSRLGLRVSIEERMANAGGSARIDSAPGRGTRVTLAWPAGLDGGRS; encoded by the coding sequence GTGCTCGTCGTCGACACCGCGGCCATGGATGGCGAGACGCCGTGGCTGTACTACCTGTGCACCGTGGCGACGACCGCGTCGGTGATCGCCGTGCCCGTGGCGCCCGCGGCCGCCTATACGGTCGCGGTGCCCGCCCTCTACGGCGTCGTGCGGTTGAGCCCGTCCGGTGGCGCGGCCGACGAGCCCGTGCGCGCCGTCCTCGACACGCTCTACGCGGTGATCCTCGGCATCGTCGTGCTGGTCATCATCACCATGCTGCGCCAAGCCGCCGAGGCAGTCGACGCGGCGCAGGAGGGCGCGTTGCAGCGCTACGACATGGCCGCGAGGCAGCACGCGAACGAGATGGAGCGCGTGAAGGTCGATGCGCTGGTGCACGACAGCGTGCTGACCACCCTGCTGTCCGCCGCCGCTGCGAACACGCCCGCGGAGCGCCAGCTCGCGTCGCGCATGGCCGCGGATGCCGTGCGACGTCTCGACGAGGCCGCCGTCGAGGTGCCCGGCGTCGCCGATCGAGCCGATCTCTCGGTGCTCGCCCGTCGCCTGCGCTCGGCGGTCACGGGCTTCTCCGCGCCGTTCATCGTGCGCGTGACCGACACGAGCGGGGTCGAGCTCCCCGTGGAGGCGGTCGACGCACTCTCGTCCGCCGCGGTGCAGGCGATGGTCAACAGCGTCCAGCACGCCGACGGCCCGATCGGCCGGGTGCGGCGCGAGCTCGAGATCCGCGGCGTCGGCGCGGGCGGATGCGTGATCGAGGTCGTGGACAACGGCTCGGGCTTCGAGCCGGCCGAGGTGCCGTTGAGCCGGCTCGGCCTGCGCGTGTCGATCGAGGAGCGGATGGCGAACGCGGGCGGCTCGGCCCGCATCGACTCCGCCCCGGGCCGAGGCACGCGAGTGACGCTCGCCTGGCCCGCCGGGCTGGACGGGGGCCGATCGTGA
- a CDS encoding class I SAM-dependent RNA methyltransferase — MAQDRRRRRPARGHRRGGSARPAAPGPVLDLEVERIAHGGVAVARHEGRVVFVADAIPGERVAAQVVDAGRERFWRAETISVLRASPDRREHPWAEASVDRAPEQRAGGAEFGHIAMARQRELKADVLRDALRRMGGVEAEAAVEPVDPAVAPGVDPEAGTGWRTRVRLHVAPDGTVGPYAARSHTVVPVASLPLAAPAIQAIAPIARTLEGATAVDLVAPADGDPQLIVRSPGDHRSRRDAAPTITERVGERRFTVDRDGFWQVHVGAAATLTAAVQDLVDPDRFDPAADNQDLYGGVGLLAAAVGDRFGSGVRITTVEADAGATEHAGANLADWVGARAVTARVDRYLDELAAAPDAATRGLRGATVVLDPPRSGAGRAVVDRLAALRPAQVVYVACDPVALARDVGLFRAHGYELEALRAFDLFPDTHHVEAVARLAAIV, encoded by the coding sequence ATGGCACAGGATCGTCGTCGTCGCCGCCCGGCCCGCGGCCACCGCCGAGGCGGCTCGGCCCGGCCCGCTGCGCCGGGACCCGTCCTCGACCTCGAGGTCGAGCGCATCGCGCACGGCGGCGTCGCGGTCGCCCGGCACGAGGGCCGGGTCGTCTTCGTCGCCGACGCCATCCCGGGCGAGCGCGTGGCGGCGCAGGTCGTGGACGCGGGACGCGAGCGGTTCTGGCGCGCCGAGACGATCTCGGTGCTGCGCGCCTCGCCCGATCGCCGCGAGCACCCCTGGGCCGAGGCATCCGTCGACCGGGCCCCGGAGCAGCGTGCCGGCGGCGCCGAGTTCGGCCACATCGCGATGGCCAGGCAGCGCGAGCTCAAGGCCGACGTGCTGCGCGATGCACTGCGGCGCATGGGCGGAGTCGAGGCGGAGGCCGCGGTCGAGCCCGTCGATCCCGCCGTCGCGCCGGGCGTCGACCCCGAGGCCGGCACCGGATGGCGCACTCGCGTGCGACTCCACGTCGCGCCCGACGGCACCGTGGGTCCGTACGCGGCGCGCAGCCACACCGTGGTGCCGGTCGCCTCGCTGCCGCTCGCGGCGCCCGCCATCCAGGCCATCGCACCGATCGCACGCACGCTCGAGGGCGCCACCGCCGTCGACCTCGTCGCCCCGGCCGACGGCGACCCCCAGCTGATCGTCCGCTCGCCCGGCGACCACCGCAGCCGACGCGATGCGGCGCCGACGATCACCGAGCGCGTCGGCGAACGGCGCTTCACGGTCGACCGCGACGGCTTCTGGCAGGTGCACGTCGGCGCGGCAGCGACGTTGACGGCCGCCGTGCAGGACCTCGTCGACCCCGATCGCTTCGATCCCGCCGCCGACAACCAGGACCTCTACGGCGGCGTCGGCCTGCTCGCCGCCGCCGTGGGCGATCGATTCGGGTCGGGCGTGCGGATCACCACCGTCGAGGCCGACGCCGGAGCCACCGAGCACGCGGGCGCGAACCTCGCCGACTGGGTGGGCGCTCGCGCCGTGACGGCACGGGTCGACCGCTACCTCGACGAACTGGCGGCGGCGCCGGATGCCGCGACGCGGGGCCTGCGCGGGGCGACCGTCGTGCTCGACCCGCCGCGGTCCGGCGCGGGTCGGGCCGTCGTCGACCGGCTCGCCGCGCTGCGGCCCGCCCAGGTCGTCTACGTCGCCTGCGACCCCGTCGCGCTGGCACGGGATGTCGGGCTGTTCCGCGCCCACGGGTACGAGCTCGAGGCGCTCCGCGCCTTCGACCTCTTCCCGGACACGCACCACGTCGAGGCGGTCGCGCGACTGGCCGCTATCGTGTGA
- a CDS encoding DarT ssDNA thymidine ADP-ribosyltransferase family protein, translated as MTHIENLGRILGAGALLADAGDPPASPVVDVADPAARAYRRSTSVGDTGAHVAEYVPFLLSTDAHVWDAIRTGTPDPRLTAEAVRRPAADHVLLVTSVAAAAGARLHSPGEVAVSETDAALGGAAIAATWPDAERAIARVTFADEGAGLRAAEVLVRGSVPIERIALIAVANDRVRDRVRAALQAVGAKVRVAVYPPWFLGGAE; from the coding sequence GTGACCCACATCGAGAACCTCGGCCGCATCCTCGGGGCGGGCGCGCTCCTCGCCGACGCGGGCGACCCGCCGGCGTCGCCGGTCGTCGACGTCGCCGACCCGGCCGCCCGCGCCTACCGTCGGTCGACGAGCGTCGGCGACACGGGCGCGCACGTGGCCGAGTACGTCCCGTTCCTGCTCTCGACCGACGCGCACGTGTGGGACGCGATCCGCACCGGGACGCCCGACCCGCGCCTCACCGCCGAGGCGGTGCGCCGGCCGGCCGCCGACCACGTGCTGCTCGTGACCTCGGTCGCGGCCGCGGCGGGCGCCCGGCTCCATTCGCCGGGCGAGGTGGCCGTCAGCGAGACGGATGCCGCGCTCGGCGGCGCCGCGATCGCCGCGACGTGGCCCGACGCCGAACGCGCCATCGCGCGCGTCACCTTCGCCGACGAGGGCGCTGGCCTGCGCGCCGCCGAGGTGCTCGTGCGCGGGAGCGTGCCGATCGAGCGCATCGCGCTCATCGCGGTCGCGAACGATCGCGTGCGCGACCGTGTCCGCGCCGCGCTGCAGGCCGTCGGCGCGAAGGTCCGCGTGGCGGTCTACCCGCCCTGGTTCCTCGGCGGCGCCGAGTAG